Proteins from one Candidatus Polarisedimenticolia bacterium genomic window:
- a CDS encoding glutamate-cysteine ligase family protein, protein MPDVERPLESPADLEGYFDQGSKPREEWGVGIEYERLGVFADSGRAIPYHGARSLSAILTRLVAHGRWRPVYAGRNMIALDGEGCRLTMEPGGQLELSGGVHRRLVDLSNEVARYVALLHEHSESLGITWLGLGLHPFSTLAEIPWVPKPRYAVMSAYLAKTGEQAHRMMKQTAGVQINLDYSDERDAMEKLRAAMGLTSLVTALVASSPLLEGRTTDRMSTRSWIWQHTDPTRC, encoded by the coding sequence ATGCCGGACGTGGAACGCCCGCTCGAGAGTCCCGCCGACCTGGAGGGATATTTCGATCAGGGCTCGAAGCCCCGCGAGGAGTGGGGCGTCGGGATCGAGTACGAGCGGCTCGGCGTCTTCGCCGACTCGGGTCGCGCCATCCCCTACCACGGGGCCCGCTCTCTTTCCGCCATCCTGACGCGACTCGTCGCCCACGGCCGCTGGCGCCCGGTCTACGCGGGACGAAACATGATAGCGCTCGACGGCGAGGGGTGTCGTCTCACCATGGAGCCCGGGGGACAGCTGGAGCTTTCCGGCGGCGTGCACCGGCGGCTCGTCGACTTGAGCAACGAGGTGGCGCGCTACGTGGCGCTGCTGCACGAGCACTCCGAGTCGCTGGGAATCACCTGGCTGGGCCTGGGGCTGCATCCCTTCTCGACCCTCGCGGAGATTCCCTGGGTCCCCAAGCCGCGCTACGCCGTCATGTCCGCTTATCTCGCCAAAACCGGCGAGCAGGCCCACCGCATGATGAAGCAGACCGCAGGGGTGCAGATCAACCTGGATTATTCCGATGAGCGCGACGCCATGGAGAAGCTGCGCGCCGCGATGGGGCTGACCTCCCTGGTCACGGCGCTGGTCGCCAGCTCCCCGCTCCTGGAAGGGCGCACGACCGATCGCATGAGCACCCGCAGCTGGATCTGGCAGCACACCGATCCGACCCGCTGCG